The Arachis hypogaea cultivar Tifrunner chromosome 19, arahy.Tifrunner.gnm2.J5K5, whole genome shotgun sequence genome has a window encoding:
- the LOC112775028 gene encoding glutamyl-tRNA reductase-binding protein, chloroplastic, protein MLLHSSIPARHVAAPPFTPNSKTNRTHFHFSNFSSFKPPKCSLSAVSEAPHFELSTHNNKKPFPAEVSRTIMELATVGTLSALTKEGHEGSSSPLAIGVRFAVDPHEGTPFFFLNPTFPFSPQTPSSLHVQLNQSGLRTPQCTLQGTLTKPQDLSVTKRLVSLWGKRFGEEVDQDLMYIVAVDRVLQLEDFQEDGEWISSLDYKNAQPDPLRQFAEKLVSEINTNNMEDIIRFCNVYVDLDFQVLEAKMIWVDRLGFDMRLLSTQKGIFEVRIPFPREVTDEKGAKSTFNCMSQLAWEVERNFQPLDFEKVKQLKHIKS, encoded by the exons ATGCTTCTTCATAGCTCCATTCCCGCTCGCCACGTAGCTGCACCTCCCTTCACACCAAATTCGAAGACCAACAGAACCCACTTCCATTTCAGCAACTTCTCTTCCTTTAAGCCTCCAAAATGCTCCCTTTCCGCGGTTTCAGAAGCACCCCATTTCGAATTGAGCACTCACAACAACAAGAAGCCCTTCCCAGCAGAGGTTTCTAGAACCATCATGGAGCTTGCCACTGTGGGAACCCTCTCTGCTTTGACCAAAGAGGGTCATGAGGGTTCTTCTTCCCCTTTGGCCATTGGCGTCAGGTTCGCCGTTGACCCTCATGAAggcacccctttcttcttcttgaatcccACTTTTCCCTTCTCTCCTCAAACCCCTTCTTCCCTCCACGTTCAG TTGAACCAATCTGGGTTGCGCACTCCTCAGTGTACACTTCAAGGCACCCTCACGAAGCCACAAGATTTGAGTGTAACCAAG CGCCTTGTTTCATTGTGGGGGAAGAGGTTCGGAGAAGAAGTGGATCAAGATCTTATGTACATTGTTGCTGTAGATAGGGTTCTTCAGTTGGAAGACTTTCAAGAG GATGGGGAATGGATCAGCTCTTTAGATTACAAAAATGCTCAACCTGATCCTCTACGACAGTTTGCAGAAAAGTTAGTCAGTGAGATTAACACCAACAATATGGAAGACATTATTCGCTTTTGCAATGTGTATGTTGATTTGGATTTCCAG GTCTTAGAAGCAAAGATGATATGGGTTGATCGCTTGGGGTTTGACATGCGCTTGTTATCGACTCAAAAAGGCATATTCGAGGTCCGCATTCCTTTCCCTCGAGAAGTCACGGACGAAAAGGGTGCCAAGTCAACATTTAATTGTATGTCACAACTAGCTTGGGAGGTTGAAAGAAATTTCCAGCCTCTAGACTTTGAGAAGGTTAAACAATTGAAGCACATAAAGTCTTGA
- the LOC112775849 gene encoding exocyst complex component EXO70A1-like, producing MEEKQNLDAARKCLLASLETSSAIGSALDESGSRLELLRQRCQSLQTSFRPISMQKCSFIDVGNGIDSVLCSAAAVLKVFEFVQHLENSLLTDAGSDLCSYVSDAKKLEEALKLLTDNCTLAIGWLQGVLDFLQDKAITNEFYLFQVKKSLRILRELQAAEEGARVNGGFLSAALDNLETEFQRLLMANSMPIPLVSLGSHITTQALPGSVMGKLQAIIERLNANSRLDKCKSIYVEVRGRNAQRTLNTLDLSYLEIPTAKFEDVREIASYIDQWGIDLELVVKNLLDTEYMLSCRVFEKIGREASTECFARIAIRSGILSFILFGRNVSESRNDPYKLLNLLDIFSVLDDLRLKFNQLFGGKACEEIRIATKDLVNKVVNGACEIFWQLPAQVKLQRPSSPPRDGGVPKLVSFVTDYCNQLLNDTYLPHLKKVLEIHLSWRNETYEEGIVFTQIYDTIKEVAVNLDSWSKAYEDITLSYIFMMNNHCHFYNLRGTMLGDMMGDTWLGAHEQYKDYYAALYLRNSWGKLLSIIVQKDLLSSSLSSQDLGKRLHAFNVAFDERYKKESSWTICDEALRKNICKHLVECIVPIYKAYVKNYNLSIENEGMVAKHIKYTAESLENKIWSMFQPKLKKNGSVKHADWTSKIKQVSKSFRFTLAAK from the coding sequence ATGGAAGAAAAGCAGAACCTTGATGCTGCAAGAAAGTGCTTGCTAGCTAGCTTGGAAACATCAAGTGCTATTGGTTCTGCATTAGATGAATCTGGATCAAGATTGGAGCTTCTTCGCCAGCGATGTcaatccctgcaaacttcattcAGACCAATCTCCATGCAGAAATGCTCGTTCATCGACGTTGGCAACGGTATAGATAGTGTTCTATGTTCTGCTGCTGCTGTCCTCAAGGTGTTTGAATTTGTGCAGCATTTGGAGAATTCTCTATTGACAGACGCTGGTTCCGATCTATGCTCTTATGTTTCAGACGCCAAGAAGCTTGAAGAAGCCTTGAAGCTTCTCACTGATAATTGCACGTTAGCAATTGGCTGGTTGCAGGGTGTTCTTGACTTCTTACAAGACAAAGCGATCACCAATGAGTTTTACCTCTTTCAGGTGAAGAAATCCTTGAGGATACTGCGAGAATTGCAAGCCGCGGAAGAGGGAGCTCGAGTCAATGGAGGTTTTCTCAGCGCAGCCTTAGACAATCTAGAGACTGAGTTCCAAAGACTTCTGATGGCAAACTCAATGCCCATTCCTTTGGTTTCGTTAGGTTCACACATCACAACACAAGCTTTGCCAGGTTCTGTTATGGGGAAGTTGCAGGCCATCATTGAGAGGTTAAATGCAAACAGCAGACTAGACAAGTGTAAATCTATATATGTTGAAGTTCGAGGGAGGAATGCTCAAAGAACTTTGAACACTTTAGACTTGAGCTACCTTGAGATTCCAACAGCTAAATTTGAGGATGTCAGGGAAATAGCGAGTTACATAGACCAATGGGGCATTGATTTGGAGTTGGTTGTCAAGAACCTGCTTGATACTGAGTACATGCTATCTTGCCGTGTCTTTGAGAAGATTGGTAGAGAAGCATCGACCGAGTGTTTTGCCAGGATCGCCATCAGGTCAGGAATtctttctttcattctatttggAAGGAATGTTTCGGAGAGTAGAAACGATCCCTACAAGTTGTTGAACCTGCTGGACATATTCAGTGTGTTAGATGATCTTAGACTAAAATTCAACCAACTTTTTGGGGGGAAGGCCTGTGAAGAAATTAGAATCGCGACAAAGGATCTTGTCAACAAAGTTGTTAATGGTGCCTGTGAGATATTCTGGCAACTTCCGGCACAAGTGAAGCTGCAAAGGCCAAGTTCTCCTCCCCGAGATGGCGGTGTCCCTAAGCTGGTAAGCTTTGTAACTGATTACTGCAATCAGCTGCTTAATGATACATATCTACCACATTTGAAAAAGGTCCTAGAAATTCATCTTAGTTGGAGAAATGAAACATATGAAGAGGGTATTGTTTTCACACAAATATATGACACAATCAAGGAAGTTGCAGTTAATCTTGATTCTTGGTCAAAGGCCTATGAAGATATCACATTGTCCTACATTTTCATGATGAATAATCATTGCCATTTCTACAATTTGAGGGGTACCATGCTTGGGGATATGATGGGAGATACTTGGTTAGGAGCACATGAACAGTACAAGGACTATTATGCAGCACTTTATTTGAGGAATAGCTGGGGAAAGCTTCTATCAATTATTGTTCAAAAAGACTTACTTTCATCCTCATTGAGTAGCCAAGATTTGGGAAAGAGATTGCATGCTTTCAATGTAGCTTTTGATGAGAGGTACAAGAAGGAATCTAGTTGGACAATTTGTGATGAAGCCTTGAGGAAAAACATTTGCAAGCATTTGGTGGAATGTATTGTACCAATCTATAAGGCCTATGTGAAGAATTACAACTTGTCAATCGAGAATGAAGGTATGGTTGCAAAGCATATCAAATATACAGCAGAGAGTTTGGAGAATAAGATTTGGTCTATGTTTCAGCCAAAGCTGAAGAAGAATGGGAGTGTCAAGCATGCAGATTGGACTAGTAAAATAAAACAAGTTAGCAAAAGTTTTCGCTTCACTCTAGCTGCTAAGTAG